In Nicotiana tabacum cultivar K326 chromosome 19, ASM71507v2, whole genome shotgun sequence, one DNA window encodes the following:
- the LOC107794005 gene encoding ADP-ribosylation factor 1, whose product MGLSFGKLFSRLFAKKEMRILMVGLDAAGKTTILYKLKLGEIVTTIPTIGFNVETVEYKNISFTVWDVGGQDKIRPLWRHYFQNTQGLIFVVDSNDRDRVVEARDELHRMLNEA is encoded by the exons ATGGGGCTGTCTTTCGGCAAGCTTTTCAGTCGGCTTTTCGCCAAGAAAGAGATGCGCATACTGATGGTGGGTCTCGATGCTGCTGGTAAAACGACCATCTTGTACAAACTCAAACTGGGAGAGATCGTCACCACTATCCCTACCATTG GTTTCAATGTGGAGACCGTGGAATACAAAAACATTAGCTTTACAGTTTGGGATGTCGGGGGTCAGGATAAG ATTCGTCCTTTGTGGAGACACTACTTCCAAAACACCCAGGGACTCATCTTTGTGGTTGATAGCAATGACAGAGATCGTGTAGTTGAAGCTAGGGATGAGCTTCACAGGATGTTGAATGAG GCATAG